From one ANME-2 cluster archaeon genomic stretch:
- a CDS encoding FAD-dependent oxidoreductase, with amino-acid sequence MIKHDILVIGGGLAGLRAALEAHLRGADVAVISKVHPIRSHSVAAQGGINAALGQDDSWEAHTLDTVKGSDYLADQDAVEVMCRDAPGRVLEMEHWGTLFSRTPDGHIAQRPFGGAGFPRTCYAGDRTGHNLLHTLYEQVLRAGIRIYREWLVTRLVVDEGRCTGFIAMHTPDSKLEAFGAKATVLATGGYGRIYQRSTNAIINRGYGISLAYHAGVPLQDMEFVQFHPTTLMGSNILMTEGARGEGGYLYNRLHERFMSTYAHDMMELAPRDIVARSIQIEIDEGRGFEGGYVHLDITHLGEKKIEERLGGIRQISIDFAGIDPVKEPIPVQPGQHYSMGGVPCDVNGATPLEGLYAAGECACVSVHGANRLGGNSLLDTIVFGKRAGEHAAGFVKGITMSAVDAYLESLVREKQAISDLMGEGGGNFAVVRDELRSVMQQDVGVFRHRDGLQRAVDMIKELRERGRNVRVKSNATSFNFELLNAIELKGMLELGQVIAEGALAREESRGAHYRTDFLERDDEHWLKHTLAYQTPEGPRLEYKDVTITQFQPKRREY; translated from the coding sequence ATGATAAAACATGATATACTTGTGATTGGTGGCGGTCTTGCAGGTCTCCGGGCTGCTCTTGAAGCTCATCTACGGGGTGCGGATGTTGCTGTGATATCCAAGGTACATCCCATACGCAGTCATTCGGTGGCCGCCCAGGGTGGTATCAATGCCGCGCTTGGCCAGGATGACAGCTGGGAAGCACATACTCTGGATACGGTCAAGGGGAGTGATTACCTGGCCGACCAGGATGCTGTTGAGGTCATGTGCAGGGATGCACCCGGCCGGGTTCTTGAGATGGAACACTGGGGCACCCTGTTCTCCCGCACCCCTGATGGTCATATCGCACAGCGTCCTTTTGGCGGCGCAGGATTTCCCCGGACATGCTATGCAGGGGACAGGACCGGGCACAACCTGCTGCATACCCTGTATGAACAGGTGTTGAGGGCAGGTATCAGGATATACCGGGAATGGCTGGTCACCAGACTGGTGGTCGATGAGGGAAGGTGTACCGGATTTATCGCTATGCACACCCCTGATTCAAAACTGGAGGCGTTTGGAGCAAAGGCCACGGTCCTTGCCACTGGCGGATACGGCAGGATATACCAGCGTTCCACCAATGCCATCATCAACCGGGGGTATGGCATAAGCCTGGCCTACCATGCCGGTGTCCCGCTCCAGGATATGGAATTCGTACAGTTTCATCCAACCACGCTTATGGGGAGTAATATACTCATGACTGAAGGTGCCCGAGGTGAAGGTGGATATCTCTATAATAGACTGCACGAGCGGTTCATGAGCACTTATGCCCATGATATGATGGAACTCGCACCGCGCGACATTGTGGCCAGGTCCATCCAGATTGAGATCGATGAGGGCAGGGGATTTGAGGGTGGGTACGTCCATCTGGATATTACCCATCTGGGCGAGAAGAAGATCGAAGAAAGATTGGGCGGCATCAGGCAGATTTCCATTGATTTTGCGGGTATCGACCCTGTTAAGGAGCCCATCCCGGTCCAGCCCGGGCAGCATTATTCCATGGGTGGCGTTCCGTGCGATGTTAACGGTGCAACGCCTCTGGAAGGTTTGTATGCTGCCGGAGAATGTGCTTGTGTCAGTGTTCATGGAGCCAACCGGCTGGGCGGCAATTCCTTGCTTGACACCATAGTGTTCGGAAAAAGGGCCGGCGAACATGCTGCAGGTTTTGTGAAAGGGATCACTATGTCGGCAGTTGATGCATACCTTGAGTCCCTGGTCCGTGAAAAACAGGCCATTTCTGACCTGATGGGGGAAGGAGGAGGGAATTTTGCTGTTGTCAGGGATGAGCTGAGATCTGTGATGCAGCAGGATGTTGGGGTGTTCAGGCACAGGGACGGATTGCAGAGGGCTGTTGATATGATTAAAGAACTCAGGGAAAGAGGGCGAAATGTGCGCGTGAAAAGCAATGCAACATCTTTCAATTTTGAATTGCTCAATGCTATTGAATTAAAAGGAATGCTTGAGCTTGGGCAGGTTATTGCAGAAGGGGCGTTGGCCAGGGAAGAGAGCAGGGGCGCCCACTACAGGACGGATTTCCTGGAGCGTGATGATGAACACTGGCTCAAGCATACGCTTGCATACCAGACCCCCGAGGGTCCCAGGCTTGAGTATAAAGATGTGACCATAACCCAGTTCCAGCCTAAGAGGAGGGAATACTGA
- the msrB gene encoding peptide-methionine (R)-S-oxide reductase MsrB, translated as MKSKEEWKNELAPEKFHVLIEKGTEPPFTGTFNKHDKEGVYVCAACGQELFHSDEKYDSGSGWPSFWTPISNDKVELKPDNSLGMHRIEVVCSRCGGHLGHVFDDGPQPTGERYCINSLALEFEDGK; from the coding sequence ATGAAATCAAAGGAAGAATGGAAAAATGAACTTGCTCCTGAAAAGTTTCACGTATTGATAGAAAAGGGAACCGAGCCGCCATTCACAGGCACGTTCAACAAGCACGATAAAGAAGGTGTCTATGTATGCGCAGCCTGCGGCCAGGAGCTGTTCCACTCTGACGAGAAGTATGATTCAGGTAGCGGCTGGCCGAGTTTCTGGACTCCCATATCAAATGATAAGGTTGAACTGAAGCCCGATAACAGTCTGGGGATGCACAGGATAGAGGTGGTGTGCAGCAGGTGTGGCGGGCACCTGGGGCATGTGTTCGATGACGGGCCGCAGCCGACCGGGGAGCGGTATTGCATTAATTCGCTGGCCCTGGAGTTTGAGGATGGGAAATAG
- a CDS encoding PIN domain-containing protein, whose translation MGTKQGEVVKELVDDNVQLYTSPIVIAEIYSKSLRTDGNAKVRTDFIIDRCALIPIGDIIAIEAAKVHAENKRKYSDFGLDDAFILASARSKELKVLTGDSHFRDFKETVML comes from the coding sequence ATGGGGACAAAACAAGGTGAGGTTGTAAAAGAGTTGGTAGATGACAATGTGCAATTATATACCTCTCCTATTGTAATCGCTGAAATATACTCCAAATCTCTCAGGACTGATGGGAATGCAAAAGTGAGAACAGATTTCATAATTGACAGGTGTGCTTTAATTCCTATAGGTGATATTATTGCTATCGAGGCAGCCAAAGTCCATGCTGAGAATAAGAGGAAATATTCAGATTTTGGTCTTGACGATGCCTTTATACTTGCTTCGGCACGTAGTAAGGAATTGAAAGTACTAACAGGAGATTCACACTTCAGGGATTTCAAGGAAACTGTAATGCTGTAA
- a CDS encoding succinate dehydrogenase/fumarate reductase iron-sulfur subunit codes for MVRLKVRRQDGDRVWHETFDVEETPGMSVLEALFSVQERLDGGLCFRYSCRGAVCGSCAMLINKVPRLACRTQVSDARSEMTVDAVKWGALARPVVRVAKAEILIEPLPNMKVIRDLVVDMDHFYELLDSIKPWISAGEDVPEGGNLMSPAVEQKIEVYTNCILCAICHGACPAAGRDETYLGPAALAKAWRFYLDPREPEKDKRARLEAVDNQSGVWGCDGVFKCTAVCPKKVTPTQGILAQRRQIPKNKIKNVFNRGKKSED; via the coding sequence ATGGTCAGGCTGAAGGTCAGGCGGCAGGACGGTGATAGGGTCTGGCATGAAACATTCGATGTAGAAGAGACTCCGGGTATGAGTGTACTGGAGGCCCTGTTCTCTGTGCAGGAGCGGCTGGACGGGGGATTGTGTTTCCGGTATTCCTGTCGCGGAGCCGTGTGCGGAAGCTGTGCTATGCTTATTAACAAGGTACCCAGGCTGGCCTGTCGTACCCAGGTCAGTGATGCGCGGAGCGAGATGACGGTGGATGCAGTGAAATGGGGGGCTCTGGCCAGACCGGTTGTAAGAGTGGCAAAGGCTGAGATACTTATCGAGCCCCTGCCTAACATGAAAGTCATCCGGGACCTGGTGGTGGATATGGATCATTTCTATGAACTGCTGGACTCTATCAAACCATGGATATCGGCTGGTGAGGATGTACCAGAGGGAGGCAACCTGATGAGCCCGGCAGTGGAGCAGAAGATAGAGGTCTATACCAATTGTATCCTGTGTGCCATCTGCCACGGGGCATGTCCGGCAGCTGGAAGGGATGAGACGTACCTGGGACCTGCTGCCCTTGCAAAGGCATGGCGGTTCTACCTGGATCCGAGGGAGCCGGAAAAGGATAAACGTGCCAGGCTTGAAGCTGTGGATAACCAGTCTGGTGTGTGGGGCTGTGATGGGGTGTTCAAGTGCACTGCTGTGTGCCCCAAAAAGGTTACGCCTACACAGGGTATATTAGCACAGCGCAGACAGATTCCTAAGAATAAGATAAAAAATGTATTCAACAGAGGGAAGAAGAGTGAAGATTAA